In Paracoccus aminophilus JCM 7686, a single window of DNA contains:
- a CDS encoding LysR substrate-binding domain-containing protein, translating to MVPASPCREITINSVPMVADYIIPLLGGISEDPQAEALRLTLRYVAEMTVAPITPGAPCLHIRGGPRPMLDAAEVYELGRLRFGLFGSASYLGRMGMPASMADLGRYGFVTHDQQQSRTPWEKWLAQTLPEPHRALRSDCEITHRIAIHSGLCLGFLPASALLYYADLIEIPTPSDGWEVSMWLVVDRLTLRDPVVARAAETLAARLRRVWG from the coding sequence ATGGTGCCCGCCAGCCCCTGCCGCGAAATCACCATCAATTCAGTGCCGATGGTTGCCGATTACATTATTCCGCTGCTCGGCGGAATAAGCGAAGACCCGCAGGCCGAGGCCTTGCGCCTGACCCTGCGCTATGTCGCGGAAATGACCGTCGCCCCGATCACACCGGGCGCGCCTTGTCTGCATATTCGCGGCGGCCCCCGCCCGATGCTCGACGCGGCCGAGGTGTACGAGCTTGGTCGGCTGCGCTTCGGTCTCTTCGGCTCGGCGAGCTACCTTGGCCGGATGGGAATGCCCGCCTCGATGGCCGATCTTGGCCGCTATGGCTTTGTCACCCATGACCAGCAGCAAAGCCGCACGCCTTGGGAGAAATGGCTGGCCCAGACCCTGCCCGAGCCGCATCGCGCCCTGCGCAGCGATTGCGAGATCACCCATCGCATCGCGATTCACTCTGGGCTTTGCCTTGGCTTCCTGCCCGCCTCGGCGCTGCTTTACTATGCAGATCTGATCGAGATCCCCACGCCAAGCGACGGCTGGGAGGTGAGCATGTGGCTGGTCGTCGATCGCCTGACCCTGCGCGACCCTGTGGTGGCGCGCGCCGCCGAGACGCTTGCCGCGCGGCTTCGCCGGGTCTGGGGGTGA
- the rplS gene encoding 50S ribosomal protein L19: MNLIAQLEAEQIAALGKEIPDFKAGDTVRVGYKVTEGTRSRVQMYEGVVISRKGGGIGASFTVRKISFGEGVERVFPLYSTNVDSITVVRRGRVRRAKLYYLRDRRGKSARIKEVSNYKPKAAAQA; this comes from the coding sequence ATGAACCTGATCGCCCAACTCGAAGCCGAGCAGATCGCTGCGCTCGGCAAAGAAATTCCGGATTTCAAAGCTGGCGACACCGTTCGCGTCGGCTACAAAGTGACCGAAGGCACCCGCTCGCGCGTGCAGATGTACGAAGGCGTCGTCATCTCGCGTAAAGGCGGCGGCATTGGTGCTTCCTTCACCGTGCGCAAGATCTCGTTCGGCGAAGGCGTCGAGCGCGTGTTCCCGCTCTATTCGACCAACGTCGACTCGATCACCGTTGTGCGCCGTGGCCGCGTTCGTCGCGCCAAGCTGTACTACCTGCGTGATCGTCGCGGTAAATCGGCACGGATCAAAGAAGTCTCCAACTACAAGCCCAAAGCTGCAGCTCAGGCCTGA
- the rimM gene encoding ribosome maturation factor RimM (Essential for efficient processing of 16S rRNA), with protein sequence MTERVCVGAIAGAFGVQGEVRLKSFCAEPADIATYGPLWTENGGRSFTVRLTRPVAGALGATLSGVATREEAEALKGVTLWVDRAALPSLPDDEFYHADLIGLDVVDTGGKLLGRVRAIYDHGAGDILEITGPHGMMLPFTRAFVPTVDLAARRIVADPPESDEASEGEEG encoded by the coding sequence ATGACAGAGCGGGTCTGTGTTGGCGCGATTGCGGGCGCCTTTGGCGTTCAGGGCGAGGTGCGGCTGAAGAGCTTTTGCGCCGAGCCCGCCGATATCGCGACCTATGGCCCGCTCTGGACGGAGAATGGCGGACGGAGTTTCACCGTCCGCCTCACCCGCCCGGTCGCGGGCGCATTGGGTGCAACGCTCTCGGGGGTCGCGACGCGCGAAGAGGCCGAGGCGCTGAAAGGCGTGACGCTATGGGTGGACAGAGCCGCTCTGCCGTCGCTGCCGGATGATGAATTTTACCATGCCGATCTGATCGGCCTCGATGTCGTCGATACCGGCGGCAAACTGCTGGGCCGCGTGCGGGCGATCTATGATCACGGCGCGGGCGATATTCTTGAAATTACCGGCCCTCATGGCATGATGCTGCCATTCACCCGGGCGTTTGTGCCGACGGTCGATCTGGCAGCGCGCCGGATCGTCGCCGATCCGCCCGAATCGGATGAGGCGAGCGAAGGCGAGGAGGGCTGA
- the trmD gene encoding tRNA (guanosine(37)-N1)-methyltransferase TrmD — protein MAETGSKSHGRLSVRLSAQPRDLLADREVAGGWTAQIITLFPEAFPGILGLSLTGKALNDGLWNLRTYPLREFGEGKHRNVDDTPAGGGAGMVIRADVMARAIEAARADATGQALPIVYMSPRGKPLTQARARELAQGPGLTLICGRFEGVDERVLDAYGIEEISIGDYVLTGGELAAQVLIDTTVRLIPRVLGNQDSLAEESFSDGLLEHPQYTKPAQWEGRAIPEVLLSGNHAAIANWRSEEAVRLTKERRPDLWRAYQDRKSGMDPTKDRQLSGASDQSRSYREQTED, from the coding sequence ATGGCTGAAACTGGCTCGAAATCCCATGGTCGCCTGAGCGTCCGGCTGTCGGCGCAACCGCGCGATCTTCTGGCCGACCGCGAGGTCGCGGGCGGCTGGACCGCGCAGATCATCACGCTCTTCCCCGAGGCCTTCCCCGGCATTCTTGGCCTGTCGCTGACCGGCAAGGCGCTGAACGACGGGCTGTGGAACCTGCGCACCTATCCTTTGCGCGAATTCGGCGAGGGCAAGCATCGCAATGTCGATGACACGCCCGCGGGCGGCGGGGCGGGGATGGTCATCCGCGCCGATGTCATGGCCCGCGCCATCGAGGCCGCACGCGCCGATGCGACCGGGCAAGCGCTGCCCATCGTCTATATGTCGCCGCGCGGCAAGCCGCTGACGCAGGCCCGCGCCCGCGAACTGGCGCAGGGCCCCGGCCTCACGCTGATCTGCGGGCGGTTCGAGGGCGTCGACGAGCGGGTTCTTGACGCTTACGGCATCGAAGAAATCAGCATTGGCGACTATGTCCTGACCGGCGGCGAGCTCGCCGCTCAGGTCTTGATTGATACGACAGTTCGCCTTATACCGCGCGTGTTGGGGAATCAGGACTCTCTGGCCGAGGAATCCTTTTCCGACGGTCTTCTTGAACATCCGCAATATACGAAGCCCGCCCAGTGGGAAGGCCGCGCGATCCCGGAGGTTTTGCTGTCCGGAAATCACGCGGCTATTGCCAATTGGCGGAGCGAAGAGGCCGTAAGGCTGACCAAGGAACGCCGCCCCGACCTGTGGCGGGCATATCAGGATCGCAAATCCGGTATGGACCCGACAAAGGACCGACAGCTCTCGGGCGCATCAGACCAATCGCGGAGCTACCGCGAGCAAACAGAGGATTAA
- the ccrA gene encoding crotonyl-CoA carboxylase/reductase, with amino-acid sequence MALDQPTPIAPYDAPEKDLYEIGEMPPLGYVPKSMYAWAIRRERHGDPDKAMQIEVVETPSIDSNEVLVLVMAAGVNYNGIWAGLGVPISPFDGHGQPYHIAGSDASGIVWAVGDKVKNWKVGDEVVIHCNQDDGNDEECNGGDPMYSPTQRIWGYETPDGSFAQFTRVQAQQLMRRPSHLTWEESACYTLTLATAYRMLFGHEPHELKPGMNVLVWGASGGLGSYAIQLINTAGANAIGVISEEDKRDFVLSLGAKGVINRKDFKCWGQLPTVNTPEYKDWFNEVRRFGKAIWDITGKGNNVDIVFEHPGEATFPVSTFVCKKGGMVVICAGTTGFNCTFDVRYMWMHQKRLQGSHFAHLKQAASANKLMLERRLDPCMSEVFPWAEIPDAHMKMYKNQHKPGNMAVLVQAPTTGLRTFEDALDAGRR; translated from the coding sequence ATGGCCTTGGACCAACCCACCCCGATTGCGCCCTATGACGCGCCCGAAAAGGATCTTTACGAGATCGGCGAGATGCCGCCGCTCGGATATGTGCCGAAATCGATGTATGCTTGGGCGATCCGCCGCGAGCGTCACGGCGATCCCGACAAGGCGATGCAAATCGAGGTCGTCGAGACCCCGAGCATCGATTCGAACGAGGTTCTGGTTCTCGTGATGGCGGCGGGCGTTAACTACAACGGGATCTGGGCCGGTCTCGGCGTGCCGATCAGCCCCTTCGACGGCCATGGCCAGCCCTATCACATCGCGGGCTCGGATGCTTCGGGCATCGTCTGGGCGGTGGGCGACAAGGTCAAGAACTGGAAAGTGGGCGACGAGGTCGTGATCCACTGCAACCAGGACGATGGCAATGACGAGGAATGCAACGGCGGCGATCCGATGTATTCGCCGACCCAGCGCATCTGGGGCTATGAGACGCCGGACGGCTCGTTCGCGCAATTCACCCGCGTGCAGGCCCAGCAGCTCATGCGTCGCCCGAGCCATCTGACCTGGGAAGAATCGGCCTGCTATACGCTGACGCTCGCCACCGCCTACCGGATGCTCTTTGGCCACGAGCCGCATGAGCTGAAGCCCGGCATGAACGTGCTGGTCTGGGGCGCTTCGGGCGGTCTGGGTTCCTATGCGATCCAGCTCATCAACACCGCCGGGGCCAATGCGATCGGGGTGATCTCGGAAGAGGACAAGCGCGATTTCGTCCTGAGCCTCGGGGCAAAAGGCGTCATCAACCGCAAAGACTTCAAATGCTGGGGCCAGCTTCCGACGGTCAACACGCCGGAATATAAGGACTGGTTCAACGAGGTTCGCCGCTTCGGCAAGGCGATCTGGGACATCACCGGCAAGGGCAACAACGTCGATATCGTCTTTGAACACCCCGGCGAGGCGACCTTCCCAGTCTCGACCTTCGTCTGCAAAAAAGGCGGCATGGTCGTGATCTGCGCGGGCACCACCGGTTTCAACTGCACCTTCGACGTGCGTTACATGTGGATGCACCAGAAGCGCCTGCAGGGCAGCCACTTCGCCCATCTCAAACAGGCGGCCTCGGCCAACAAGCTGATGCTGGAGCGTCGTCTTGACCCCTGCATGTCCGAAGTCTTCCCTTGGGCAGAGATCCCGGATGCGCATATGAAAATGTATAAAAACCAGCACAAGCCGGGGAACATGGCGGTTCTGGTTCAGGCGCCGACCACGGGGCTGCGCACCTTCGAGGATGCGCTGGACGCCGGTCGCCGCTGA
- a CDS encoding chorismate mutase yields MTDVVSRAAELLREHRESIDRLDAILIFTLAERFKHTQNVGLLKAEHDLPPSDPAREASQIERLERLAREADLDPEFARKFLNFVISEVIRHHIQHQS; encoded by the coding sequence ATGACCGACGTTGTCTCCCGCGCCGCCGAATTGCTGAGAGAGCATCGCGAATCCATCGACCGGCTCGATGCGATCTTGATCTTCACGCTGGCCGAACGGTTCAAGCACACCCAGAATGTTGGCCTTCTCAAGGCCGAACACGATCTTCCTCCGTCCGATCCCGCCCGTGAGGCGAGCCAGATCGAGCGGTTGGAACGCCTCGCGCGCGAGGCCGATCTCGACCCGGAATTCGCGCGCAAATTCCTGAACTTTGTGATCTCGGAAGTCATCCGGCATCACATCCAACATCAATCGTAA
- the rpsP gene encoding 30S ribosomal protein S16 yields MAMKIRLARGGSKKRPHYAVVATDSRMPRDGRFLEKLGTYNPLLAKDSEDRVKLNVERVQYWLAQGAQPTDRVARFLEAAGLKAKTERQNLKKGEPGKAAKDRAEKRAAREAAANAPAEE; encoded by the coding sequence ATGGCAATGAAGATCCGTCTGGCCCGTGGTGGCTCGAAAAAGCGTCCGCACTATGCCGTCGTCGCGACCGATTCGCGTATGCCGCGTGATGGCCGCTTCCTCGAGAAGCTGGGCACCTACAACCCGCTGCTGGCCAAAGACTCGGAAGACCGCGTCAAGCTGAACGTCGAGCGCGTCCAGTACTGGCTCGCTCAGGGCGCCCAGCCGACCGACCGCGTTGCACGCTTCCTGGAAGCTGCTGGCCTCAAAGCCAAAACCGAGCGCCAGAACCTGAAAAAAGGCGAGCCGGGCAAAGCGGCCAAAGACCGCGCTGAAAAGCGTGCGGCTCGTGAAGCTGCGGCCAACGCTCCGGCAGAAGAGTAA
- the rpmE gene encoding 50S ribosomal protein L31, whose product MKKDIHPAYHMIDVKMTDGTIFQTRTTWGKEGETMSLDIDPTSHPAWTGGSSRLMDTGGRVSKFKNKYAGLGF is encoded by the coding sequence ATGAAAAAAGATATCCACCCCGCCTACCACATGATCGACGTCAAGATGACCGATGGCACGATCTTCCAGACCCGCACCACCTGGGGCAAAGAGGGCGAAACCATGTCGCTCGACATCGACCCGACCTCGCACCCGGCTTGGACCGGTGGCTCGTCGCGCCTGATGGATACCGGCGGCCGCGTCTCGAAGTTCAAAAACAAATACGCTGGCCTCGGCTTCTGA
- the ffh gene encoding signal recognition particle protein has product MFENLSDRLGGVFDRLTKQGALSEDDVAAAMREVRVALLEADVSLPVARQFVKTVTSKATGAAVTKSVTPGQQVVKIVHDELIKTLQGEGEPDALRIDSPPAPILMVGLQGSGKTTTTAKLAKRLKDREKKRVLLASLDTNRPAAMEQLAILGTQIGVDTLPIVPGENAVQIAKRAKQQATLGGYDVYMLDTAGRLHIDEVLMDEVQAVRDVANPRETLLVVDGLTGQDAVNVATEFNEKVGISGVVLTRMDGDGRGGAALSMRAVTGKPIRFVGLGEKMDAIEVFDAHRIAGRILGMGDIVALVEKAQEVLEVEQAERMMKRFQKGLFNMNDLKSQLEQMMKMGGMQSIMSMMPGMGKMAKQAEAAGFDDKAIRQQIALINSMTKKERANPDMLQASRKKRIAAGAGMEVSELNKLLKMQKQMADTMKKIGKMGKGGMLKQAMRAMQGKGAGLPDMGNVDPEKMAEATKMLQDSKGLGGQLGGLGLPGGLSGLFGKKK; this is encoded by the coding sequence ATGTTTGAAAACCTGTCCGATCGCCTTGGTGGCGTCTTCGACCGGCTGACGAAGCAGGGCGCTCTGTCCGAGGATGACGTTGCCGCCGCAATGCGCGAAGTGCGTGTCGCGCTTCTCGAGGCCGATGTCTCGCTGCCGGTGGCGCGCCAATTCGTCAAGACCGTGACCTCGAAAGCCACCGGCGCCGCTGTGACTAAATCGGTTACGCCCGGCCAGCAGGTCGTCAAGATCGTCCATGACGAGCTGATCAAGACCCTGCAGGGCGAGGGCGAGCCCGATGCGTTGCGCATCGACAGCCCGCCCGCGCCGATCCTGATGGTCGGCCTTCAGGGCTCAGGGAAGACGACGACCACCGCGAAACTCGCCAAGCGTCTGAAAGACCGCGAGAAAAAGCGCGTGCTTCTGGCCTCGCTCGACACCAACCGTCCGGCGGCGATGGAGCAGCTGGCGATTCTCGGCACCCAGATCGGCGTCGATACGCTGCCGATCGTGCCGGGCGAGAATGCCGTGCAGATCGCCAAACGCGCCAAGCAGCAGGCGACGCTTGGCGGCTATGATGTCTATATGCTCGACACCGCCGGCCGCCTGCATATCGACGAAGTGCTGATGGACGAGGTTCAGGCCGTCCGGGACGTCGCCAACCCGCGCGAGACGCTGCTGGTGGTCGATGGTCTGACCGGTCAGGATGCGGTGAATGTCGCGACCGAATTCAACGAAAAGGTCGGCATCTCTGGCGTCGTGCTGACCCGGATGGACGGCGACGGGCGCGGCGGTGCGGCGCTTTCCATGCGTGCGGTGACCGGCAAGCCGATCCGCTTCGTCGGCCTTGGCGAAAAGATGGATGCGATCGAGGTCTTTGACGCGCATCGCATCGCGGGCCGCATTCTCGGCATGGGCGATATCGTCGCTCTGGTCGAAAAAGCGCAAGAAGTGCTCGAGGTCGAGCAGGCCGAGCGCATGATGAAGCGCTTCCAGAAAGGTCTGTTCAATATGAACGACCTGAAAAGCCAGCTTGAGCAGATGATGAAGATGGGCGGGATGCAGTCCATCATGTCGATGATGCCGGGCATGGGTAAAATGGCCAAACAGGCCGAGGCGGCGGGCTTTGACGATAAGGCCATCCGCCAGCAGATCGCGCTCATCAACTCGATGACCAAGAAAGAGCGCGCCAATCCCGACATGCTGCAAGCGAGCCGCAAGAAGCGGATTGCGGCGGGCGCCGGGATGGAGGTCTCTGAGCTCAACAAGCTTTTGAAAATGCAAAAGCAAATGGCCGATACGATGAAAAAGATCGGCAAGATGGGCAAGGGCGGCATGCTCAAGCAGGCGATGCGCGCGATGCAAGGCAAAGGCGCGGGCCTGCCGGATATGGGCAATGTCGATCCCGAGAAAATGGCGGAAGCCACCAAGATGCTGCAAGATTCGAAAGGTCTTGGCGGGCAGCTTGGCGGTCTGGGTCTGCCGGGCGGGCTTTCGGGCCTCTTTGGGAAGAAGAAGTAA
- a CDS encoding GNAT family N-acetyltransferase, protein MAELSVHVPVIETERLILREPRLSDLDAVIAFGTSDRARFVGGPMEPWQAWNSLMTGIGHWVVRGFGWWMVEDKASGKVAGRVGIGHHLDWPEPELGWHLYDGFEGRGLAYEAASAARNHAYSVMGFGPLISLIDHDNHRSASLARRLGAVPEGEFNVRGDACVIYRHPKVLV, encoded by the coding sequence GTGGCCGAGCTCTCCGTCCATGTTCCGGTGATCGAAACCGAACGCTTGATCCTGCGCGAGCCGCGCTTGTCGGATCTCGATGCGGTGATCGCGTTCGGGACGTCGGATCGGGCGCGCTTCGTCGGTGGGCCGATGGAGCCTTGGCAGGCGTGGAACTCGCTGATGACCGGGATCGGCCATTGGGTCGTGCGCGGCTTCGGCTGGTGGATGGTCGAGGACAAGGCCAGCGGCAAGGTCGCGGGTCGCGTCGGCATCGGCCATCACCTCGACTGGCCCGAGCCGGAACTCGGCTGGCACCTTTATGACGGTTTCGAGGGCAGGGGGCTGGCCTATGAGGCCGCAAGCGCCGCGCGCAACCATGCCTATTCCGTCATGGGATTTGGCCCGCTGATCTCGCTGATTGACCATGACAACCACCGCTCGGCCAGCCTGGCGCGCCGTTTGGGCGCGGTGCCCGAGGGCGAGTTCAACGTCCGGGGCGACGCCTGCGTGATCTACCGCCACCCGAAGGTGCTGGTATGA
- a CDS encoding type II toxin-antitoxin system RatA family toxin, which produces MPHHSDRRIVPYSASQMYDLVADVESYPQFLPWNSAARIRSRRPGPGPEASEVIEADLVISFKVFRERFGSRVTLWPEAKKIDTEYLDGPFKYLKSGWVFKDLAPGQGSEVEFFVDFEFKNAILGKVIGVVFGEAMTRIVRAFEERAKKLYA; this is translated from the coding sequence TTGCCTCATCACAGCGACAGACGCATCGTCCCCTATAGCGCTTCCCAGATGTATGATCTTGTCGCGGATGTTGAAAGCTATCCGCAATTTTTGCCGTGGAATTCAGCCGCCCGCATCCGCTCGCGCCGCCCCGGTCCCGGCCCAGAGGCCAGCGAGGTGATCGAGGCCGATCTGGTGATCTCGTTCAAAGTCTTCCGCGAGCGGTTCGGCAGCCGGGTGACGCTGTGGCCCGAGGCTAAGAAGATCGATACCGAATATCTCGACGGGCCGTTCAAATATCTGAAAAGTGGCTGGGTTTTTAAGGATCTCGCGCCGGGGCAGGGGTCTGAGGTCGAATTCTTCGTCGATTTCGAATTCAAGAATGCGATTCTCGGCAAGGTCATCGGCGTGGTCTTCGGCGAGGCCATGACCCGGATCGTGCGCGCCTTTGAAGAGCGGGCGAAGAAGCTTTACGCCTGA
- a CDS encoding protein meaA: MVLRCGELTGFLCVPIKSQTAIFLLGEEKMAEKDKPWLFRTYAGHSTAKKSNELYRSNLAKGQTGLSVAFDLPTQTGYDSDHVLARGEVGKVGVPVCHLGDMRALFNEIPLEQMNTSMTINATAPWLLSLYIAVAEEQGADVRQLQGTVQNDLVKEYLSRGTYICPPKPSLTMITDVAAYTQQHLPKWNPMNVCSYHLQEAGATPEQELAYALATGIAVLDDLKKKVAEKDFPNMVGRISFFVNAGIRFVTEMCKMRAFAELWDEITLARYGIEEEKYRRFRYGVQVNSLGLTEPQPENNVYRILLEMLAVTLSKNARARAVQLPAWNEALGLPRPWDQQWSLRMQQIVAYETDLLEFGDLFDGNPAVAAKVEELKNGARAELELLDSMGGAIAAIDYMKGRLVESNAERLNRIETKETVVVGVNRWTEGEPSPLTAGDGGIMTVDPGVEDEQISRLNAWRAERDDLAVATALEKLRDDAAAGRNVMPASIAAARAGATTGEWAGIMRSVHGEYRGPTGVSSSPSNRTEGLEPIREAVDAVSQRLGRRLKFLVGKPGLDGHSNGAEQIAFRARDCGMDITYEGIRLTPEQIVARAREDDAHVVGLSILSGSHLPLIEDTMNRMRAEGLSHIPVVVGGIIPDEDAEKLRAMGVARVYTPKDFELNRIMMDIVALVDQDQAAA, encoded by the coding sequence CTGGTTCTGCGCTGCGGCGAATTGACAGGGTTCTTATGTGTCCCTATCAAGTCTCAAACAGCAATTTTCTTGCTAGGAGAAGAGAAGATGGCCGAAAAGGACAAACCCTGGCTGTTCCGCACCTATGCGGGTCATTCGACGGCGAAAAAGTCGAATGAGCTCTATCGGAGCAACCTTGCCAAGGGGCAGACCGGCCTCTCCGTCGCCTTCGATCTGCCAACCCAGACCGGCTATGACAGCGACCATGTTCTCGCGCGCGGCGAAGTTGGCAAGGTCGGCGTGCCGGTCTGCCATCTCGGCGATATGCGGGCGCTCTTCAACGAGATCCCGCTTGAGCAGATGAACACCTCGATGACGATCAATGCGACCGCGCCTTGGCTCTTGTCGCTGTATATCGCGGTCGCCGAAGAGCAGGGCGCCGATGTCCGGCAGCTTCAGGGCACGGTGCAGAACGATCTGGTGAAGGAATATCTCTCGCGCGGGACCTATATCTGCCCGCCCAAGCCCTCGCTGACCATGATCACGGATGTCGCGGCCTATACCCAGCAGCATCTGCCGAAATGGAACCCGATGAACGTCTGCTCCTACCATTTGCAGGAAGCAGGCGCGACGCCCGAGCAAGAGCTCGCCTATGCGCTGGCGACCGGGATCGCGGTTCTCGACGATTTGAAGAAAAAGGTCGCGGAAAAGGACTTCCCGAATATGGTCGGGCGGATCTCTTTCTTCGTGAATGCGGGCATCCGTTTCGTCACCGAAATGTGCAAGATGCGGGCCTTCGCCGAGCTTTGGGACGAGATCACGCTCGCGCGCTACGGCATCGAAGAGGAAAAATACCGCCGCTTCCGCTATGGCGTTCAGGTGAACTCGCTTGGCCTGACCGAGCCGCAGCCCGAAAACAACGTCTATCGCATTCTTTTGGAAATGCTCGCGGTCACGCTGTCGAAAAACGCCCGCGCCCGCGCGGTGCAGCTGCCCGCCTGGAACGAGGCGCTTGGCCTGCCGCGCCCCTGGGACCAGCAATGGTCGCTGCGGATGCAGCAGATCGTCGCCTATGAGACCGACCTGCTCGAATTTGGCGATCTCTTCGACGGCAACCCGGCGGTCGCAGCCAAGGTCGAAGAGCTGAAGAACGGCGCGCGCGCCGAACTCGAGCTGCTCGACAGCATGGGCGGCGCGATTGCGGCCATCGACTATATGAAAGGGCGGCTCGTCGAATCGAATGCCGAGCGCCTGAACCGGATCGAGACCAAGGAAACCGTCGTTGTCGGCGTCAACCGCTGGACCGAGGGCGAGCCCTCGCCGCTCACCGCGGGCGATGGCGGCATTATGACCGTCGATCCCGGCGTCGAGGACGAACAGATTTCGCGCCTCAATGCCTGGCGCGCCGAGCGCGATGATCTCGCCGTGGCGACTGCGCTTGAGAAGCTGCGCGACGATGCGGCGGCGGGACGCAATGTCATGCCCGCCTCGATCGCGGCGGCGCGGGCCGGGGCTACGACCGGCGAATGGGCGGGCATCATGCGGTCGGTCCATGGCGAATATCGCGGCCCGACCGGCGTCTCATCGAGCCCCTCGAACCGCACCGAGGGCCTTGAGCCGATCCGCGAAGCGGTCGATGCCGTCAGCCAACGTCTTGGCCGGCGCCTGAAATTCCTCGTCGGCAAGCCGGGCCTCGATGGCCATTCGAACGGCGCCGAGCAGATCGCTTTCCGCGCCCGCGATTGCGGCATGGACATCACCTATGAGGGCATCCGCCTGACCCCGGAGCAGATCGTCGCGCGCGCCCGCGAAGACGATGCCCATGTCGTCGGCCTCTCGATCCTCTCGGGCTCGCATCTGCCGCTGATCGAGGACACGATGAACCGGATGCGCGCCGAGGGACTCTCGCATATCCCCGTCGTCGTCGGCGGTATCATCCCCGATGAGGATGCCGAAAAGCTGCGCGCCATGGGGGTGGCACGGGTCTACACGCCCAAAGATTTCGAGCTCAACCGCATCATGATGGATATCGTGGCGCTGGTCGATCAGGATCAAGCGGCCGCCTGA
- a CDS encoding division plane positioning ATPase MipZ — protein MAHIIVVGNEKGGSGKSTTSMHVATALARMGHRVGALDLDVRQRSFGRYLENRTAFMAREGLSLPTPIYATLEIDPNAEADPISQAVTELEPDCDFILLDCPGSHTKLSQIAHTLADTLITPMNDSFIDFDLLARMSPEGKVLGPSIYAEMVWSARQMRGQAGAGPIDWLVLRNRLGTQQMHNKRKVGGALETLSKRIGFRVAPGFSERVIFRELFPRGLTLLDLKDVGTEQLSMSNIAARQELRDLIGELQLPGVAVDF, from the coding sequence GTGGCGCATATCATCGTTGTCGGAAACGAAAAGGGCGGTTCTGGCAAATCGACGACCTCGATGCATGTCGCAACCGCTTTGGCGCGGATGGGGCATCGCGTCGGCGCGCTTGACCTTGACGTGCGCCAGCGCAGCTTTGGCCGCTATCTCGAAAACCGCACCGCCTTCATGGCGCGCGAGGGCCTGAGCCTGCCGACCCCGATCTATGCCACGCTGGAAATTGATCCCAACGCCGAGGCCGATCCGATTTCGCAGGCGGTGACCGAGCTTGAGCCGGATTGCGATTTCATCCTGCTCGATTGCCCGGGCTCGCATACCAAACTGTCCCAGATCGCTCATACTTTGGCCGATACGCTGATCACGCCGATGAATGACAGCTTCATCGACTTCGACCTGCTGGCGCGGATGTCGCCCGAGGGCAAGGTTCTGGGCCCCTCGATCTATGCCGAGATGGTCTGGTCGGCGCGGCAGATGCGCGGGCAGGCGGGGGCGGGGCCGATCGACTGGCTGGTCCTGCGCAACCGTCTGGGCACCCAGCAGATGCACAACAAGCGCAAGGTCGGTGGCGCGCTGGAAACCCTGTCGAAGCGCATCGGGTTCCGCGTCGCTCCGGGCTTTTCCGAGCGGGTGATTTTCCGCGAGCTTTTCCCGCGCGGGCTGACGCTCCTTGATCTCAAGGATGTCGGGACCGAGCAGTTGAGCATGTCCAATATCGCGGCCCGTCAAGAGCTGCGCGATCTGATCGGCGAGCTGCAACTGCCGGGCGTGGCTGTCGATTTCTAA